A single Streptomyces sp. 2114.4 DNA region contains:
- a CDS encoding thioredoxin domain-containing protein, giving the protein MNQKNHEGKRTARERLQEQREKEKARARRGRQAIAAGAVAVALVVAGGIALWVTSAGSGKSGSGNETARPRQVGGGSSPAIPVGAAHAPSTLTVWEDFRCPACQQFETGFRPAIHELQDSGQLKNEYHLVTIIDGNAGGKGSLNAANAALCAQDAGKFREYHDVLYSHQPPEEEDKFSDKQYVLQLAGKVKGLVTPAFTRCVNDGRYDRFVQKSTDAFAKSGFRGTPTVLLNGKDLSKEKGGRVTPADLKKMVQDANKGKQPGKSASPHAGASPHSGASPHPTTSTRGKQAHRSTPPRGEHAARSASPQGKQHGMSATPGT; this is encoded by the coding sequence GTGAACCAGAAGAACCATGAGGGTAAGAGAACCGCCCGCGAGCGGCTGCAGGAACAGCGGGAAAAGGAGAAGGCGCGCGCCCGGCGCGGCCGGCAGGCCATCGCCGCCGGAGCGGTGGCGGTGGCGCTGGTGGTCGCCGGCGGCATCGCCCTCTGGGTGACCTCGGCCGGCAGCGGCAAGAGCGGTTCCGGCAACGAAACCGCCCGCCCGAGGCAGGTCGGCGGCGGCAGCAGCCCCGCCATCCCCGTCGGCGCTGCCCACGCCCCCTCCACACTCACGGTGTGGGAGGACTTCCGCTGCCCCGCCTGCCAGCAGTTCGAGACCGGCTTCCGCCCGGCCATCCACGAGTTGCAGGACTCAGGCCAGCTCAAGAACGAGTACCACCTCGTGACGATCATCGACGGGAACGCCGGCGGCAAGGGGTCCCTCAACGCCGCCAACGCCGCCCTCTGCGCCCAGGACGCGGGGAAGTTCCGCGAGTACCACGACGTCCTCTACTCCCACCAGCCGCCCGAGGAGGAGGACAAGTTCTCCGACAAGCAGTACGTCCTCCAACTCGCCGGCAAGGTCAAGGGACTGGTGACCCCCGCCTTCACCCGGTGCGTCAACGACGGCAGGTACGACCGCTTCGTGCAGAAGTCCACCGACGCCTTCGCCAAGTCCGGATTCCGCGGCACCCCGACCGTCCTGCTCAACGGAAAGGACCTCTCGAAGGAGAAGGGCGGCCGCGTCACCCCCGCGGACCTGAAGAAGATGGTGCAGGACGCGAACAAGGGCAAGCAGCCGGGGAAAAGCGCCTCGCCGCACGCCGGGGCTTCGCCCCACTCCGGCGCCTCGCCGCACCCGACCACCTCGACCCGGGGGAAACAGGCCCACCGGAGCACCCCGCCCCGGGGAGAACACGCCGCCCGGAGCGCTTCGCCCCAGGGGAAGCAGCACGGCATGAGCGCCACGCCGGGGACCTAG